Part of the Oerskovia paurometabola genome is shown below.
CTCCGGCGTCGTCGAGTACTTCGTCGCGTCCGACGTCCTCGTCGCGACCCTCCGCGAGGCCGTCGGCGCCGTACCGGGCGCCGCTCCCCTCACGATCACCTGCTCGACCGACGACCAGGACCGGCTCGTGACCGTCACGATCGAGATCCTCGCAGCGTTCGACGAACCTCTCCTGCCCCTCGCCTCGACCGTCCGTCGGGCCACCTCGGCGCAGCTTGCCTCCGTCCTCGGTGACCTCGCGCCCCCGGTCGACGCCGTCGACGTCGACGTCGCGATCACCGACGTCGCGGGCACCCGGCAGGACCTCTGCTAGCCCGACCCTGTCCTGGCGTCGCAGACCGAGGTGACCGTCCTCACGCCGCACGAGGTGTCGGCGGCGTGCGAGGGGTCTGGAGCGCGCCTAGTCTGCGGGAACCCCCGGTAGACCACAGGAGCAGTCGTGACCGATCCGAGCACCACCGTCCTCGACCCCCCCGCCGTCGTCCTCGATCCCTCGCGCCAGGACGACGAGCGCAGCCGGCGCCTGGCGGCGACCGTCGCACAGGTGCCGACGATGAGCGGGGACGTCGTCGCGGCACTGGCCTGGGCGTCCGAGGTCGGCCGTTCCGCGCCTGCCCCGGGTGCCGGGCGCACGCTCGACCTGTGGGAGCTGCTCGCCTCGACCGCCGCGGCCGAAGTGGGCGTCGCGCGGGTCCTCGAACCACATCTCGACGCGCTCGCCATCCTGGCGCAGGTCCCGGGCGGGGCGGACCTGCGCTCGATCGGCGCCGACGAGACCAGCACCTGGGGCGTCTTCGCCGCTGAGGGGCCCGGCGTGCGCCTGGAGGCCCAGGAGGGCGAGGAGGGATGGCGGCTCACGGGCGTCAAGCCGTGGTGCTCTCTCGCGGCGACGCTCTCGCACGCCCTCGTGACGGCGTGGACGACGGACGGACGACGTCTGTTCGCGGTCGACCTGCGCACGGCGGGCGTCCAGCCTGACGACGGCCCGTGGGTCGCGCGAGGCTTCCCGGAGATCGTCAGCGCGCCCGTACGTTTCGACGGCGCCACGGCAGTCCCGGTCGGAGACGCCGGGTGGTATCTCGACCGCCCGGGCTTCGCGTGGGGCGGCATCGGTGTCGCGGCCTGCTGGTGGGGCGGGGCCGTGGGCCTCGCGCGCGAGCTGTACGCGGCGACCCGGCGTCGCGAGCCGGACCAGCTCACGCTGGCCCACCTGGGAGCAGTCGACGTCGCGCTGACCGGCGCTCGAGCCGTGCTCGTCGAGGCGAGCCTCGTCGTGGACGGCGCGCCGGACCTCGGGGTCGCCCCGGGCGTGCTCGCCCGGCGGGTGCGCGGCGCCGTCGTCCGTGCGGTCGAGGAGACCGTGCAGCGGTGCTCGCACGCCCTGGGCCCCGGTCCGATGACGACCGACGAGGGCTACGCCCGCCGGCTCGCCGACCTCGGGCTGTACGTCCGTCAGCACCACGCCGAGCGCGACGACGCGTCGCTGGGCCGTGACCTCGTGGCCCGCGGGAGCGCGCCGTGGTGACGTTCGACCATCGCGACACCGGCACCACCGAGGATGCCTGGAGAACGAGCGGTCTGCTGGAACGGTTGCCTCCCCTCGACCTGCCCCACGCCGTGCCCCACCTGGTCCTCCTCGCCGCACACCCCGACGACGAGTCGCTCGGGGCAGGCGGGCTCGTGGCGCGGCTGGTCCGTCAGGGCACGCCGATCACGGTCGTCGTCGCGACCGACGGCGAGGCGTCCCACCCAGACTCCCCGACCCTCACGCCCGCGCGGCTCGCAGGCCTGCGCCGCCGAGAGCTCCTGGACGCGCTCGACGTCGCGGCCCCCGGCGCCGCCGTGGTCTTCCTCGGGCTGCCGGACGGGGGTCTGCGGGAGCACCGCGCGGCCTTGCGCCGACGGCTGTCCGCAGTGCTCGCAGCGGTGACGGAGGACGAGCCCGGCCGTGACGACGGCCCGGTCCTGCTGTGCGCGCCGTGGCGGGGTGACGGTCACCGCGACCACCGCATCGCCGGGGAGGTGGCCGCCGTGGTCGCGCACGAGCAGGGGGCCCGCCTCCTGGAGTACCCGGTCTGGTGGTGGCACTGGGCGGCCGTCGACGACGCGGCGGGCACGGAGCACATGCGGGCGCTCACGCTCACGCCGCCCGAGCGTGCCGCCAAGAGGCTCGCGCTGGCCTCGCACCGGTCGCAGGTCGAGCCGCTGTCCCCGGACCCGCGGGACGCGGCGACGGTCGGGCCGGAGATGCTGCGGCACGTCGAGCGCGACGTCGAGGTGTTCGTCGAGGCCCCGGGCCCGTCCACCCAGCCCTCGACGCCCCTGCCCTCGGCTGCCCAGTCCTCGACGTCGACGACGTCGTCCCCGTCCGAGAGCCTGCCGGCGGAGTTCTTCGACTCGTTCTACCGCGGGCGGGCCGACCCGTGGGGTTTCGAGACCCGCTGGTACGAGGAACGCAAGCGCGCCGTGACCCTCGCGTCACTGCCGCGTGCACGGTTTCGCGCCGGCCTGGAGATCGGCTGCTCGACCGGCGTCCTGACCGCCGACCTCGCCACCCGCTGCGACCGTCTCGTGGGGGTCGACGTCGCCGCGGCCGCGCTCGCAGCAGCCCGCGAGCGGCTCGGTGACGAGGTCGAGCTCGTGCGTCTCCAGACGCCTGCCGAGTGGCCCGAAGGGCTCTTCGACCTCGTGGTGCTCTCCGAGGTCGGGTACTACTACGGCGCGGAAGACCTGGAGACCGCGATCTCTCGTGCGGTCGGGTCCCTCACCGCGGACGGCGTCCTGGTCGCGTGCCACTGGCGGCACCCGGTACCCGAGTACCCGCTGCGGGGCGACGACGTCCACGCCGCCCTCGACGCGCGCCCCGAGCTCGCGCGGGTCGTCCGTCACGTGGAGGAGGACTTCGTGCTCGAGGTCTTCGCCCGGCCGCCGGCGCGCTCGGTCGCAGCGGAGGCCGGACTCGCATGAGAGCCGCCGACCGCGTGACCCGGCTGGCCGTCGTCGTGCCGGTGAACGACGAGGAGGAGCTGCTGCCCCGCTGCCTGGCCGCGCTCGACGTGGCGGTCGCGCGGTTGCGAGCCGAGCGACCGGCCGTGCGGGTCGAGGTCGTGGTCGTCCTCGACGACTGCACCGACCGCTCGGCCTCGCTCGCCGGGTCCTCACCGTTCACCGTGGTGGAGACCCGATGCCGACGGGTCGGGGCAGCACGCGCCGCCGGGGTCGAGGCGGCGACAGGACGGCTCGGCAGGGGCCGCCCGGCACGGCTGTGGATCGCGAGCACCGACGCCGACTCGGCGGTCCCCGCGCACTGGCTCACGCACCAGGTCGCGCTCGCGGAGGCGGGGGCCGACCTGGTGATCGGCACGGTGCGTCCCGACTTCGACGACCTCTCCCCCGCGCAGCGGGCCGCCTGGGTGGCGACGCATCCCGTCGGGCACGCGAACGGGCACGTGCACGGGGCGAACCTGGGGATCCGCGGCGACCTCTACCTGGCCGCCGGCGGCTTCCCGGGGGTCGCGGAGCACGAGGACGTCGGCCTCGTGGAGCGCGCCCGGGACGCGGGCGCGCGCGTCGTGGCCTCCGACGAGGGGCGGGTCCTGACCTCGGGTCGCACGACGGGTCGCACCCCCGGGGGGTACGCACGGCACCTGCGCGAGGACCTCGTCCGGACCGTGGGTACCGGCTGAGACCCTCCGCACGGCTGCCGGAGGGTCTCACCGCCGTCGACCGGTGTGCGCACGGGCCGCGCTAGGCCTTGCTCGTCGGCACGAACAGCGGGTCCGCGGCATCGGCCATCTCGAGGTCCGCGGTCGCCTGGATGAGGGCGAGCAGGTCGGGATCGAGACCCGGGGAGAACTCCTCGTAGCGCTCCCGGGCGATGGTCGACGGGACGCCAGGAGGTGCCTGCTCGGTCCCGTCGAGCTCGGTGCCGTCGCCGGAGGGAGACATGCCCTGGAAGATGCGCCCGGCCTCCGAGGCACCTTCGAGGTCGAACGTGTACTGCTTGGACTGCAGCCCCAGGTCGACGAGCTTCTTGACCTCGGGGAACTTCTCCGCGTTCGTCCTGGGGATCGGCAGGACCTTGCCCCAGTCCACGCCCAGGGTCTCCAGGGCCTTGGCGTACGCGTTCTCGTGCGCCTGGTCGCGCACGATCAGGTAGGAGATCGTCGAGCGCGCCGTCTTGTTGTCCGTCATCTCGTAGATCCGACACTTCTGCAGGCGCCCGGTGGACTCGAGCATCAGGTTGTACAGCAGGTCGAGCACCAGGTTCCCCGAGTTGTAGACGTAGCTCCCGCTCCACGGGTTGCCCGCGGCGTCCACGGGCAGAGCGCCTTGCGACGCGACCAGGTAGTGGTGGATGTTGCCCACCCCCAGCGCCAGGTCGAGCGGCGTCTTGCCGCCCGCGCCAGGGGTGTCGAGAGGGTCGGTCTTCTTCCCGTTGTAGCGGGGCGAACCGTCGAGCAGGCGGGCGATGGTCGTGCCGATCAGCTCGACGTGGCTGATCTCCTCGGTCCCGATCCCCTGGAGCAGGTCCCGGTACGGCTTTCCCGCGGGGCCACGGAAGTTGATGCTCTGGAAGAGGTACTGCATCATCGTGCGCATCTCCCCGAACTGCCCTCCCAACCCTTCCTGGAGCGCGTTCGCCGCCGCAGGGTCCGGCTCGTCGGCCACGATGTCGTTGATCAGTCGCTGCACGTGCAGATACATCTCGTGCCTCCTCGGTGAAACCGATGTGGTCCTCCACCGTGCGCCCCTCCCGGACCCCTGGCATCTGGGGACCGCGGTCGATCATCGGTCGCCGCGGGTCGGCGCGCCCGTCCGACGGCGGGCGAGCAGCGTGACCAGGTAGAGCACGACGCCCACCAGGACGAGCGCCCCCGCCCGGAGCCACGTCTGCCCGGCCTGCTGGGTCAGGAGCAGGACGCAGCTGGCGGTCCCGAGGACCGGCACGATGGTCGCGACGCGGAAGTGGCCCTCCTCGACGGTGTCCTTGCGCAGGACCAGCACCGCGACGTTGGTGCTGATGAAGACCACGAGGAGCAGGAGCACCACGGTCTCCGCGAGCGCACCCAGGTCCCCCGTGAAGACGAGGCCCATGGCCACGGCGGTCGTCGCGATGATCGCGACCCACGGGGTCCGGCGACCGGGGAGCACCCGGGCCAGCCCCGCGGGCAGCAGACCCTGCCGCGCCATGCCGTAGGTGAGGCGGCTCGCCATGATCATCGTGAGCAGGGCACCGTTCGCGACCGCGACGAGTGCCACCACGGCGAAGACGCGTTCCGGCACGACGTCGGCGACCTTGACGACCTCGAGCAGCGGCCCGGTCGAGCCCGCGAGCTGCTCGGGGGGTGCCACGGCGACGGCGGCCACGCCGACGGCGACGTAGACGACGCCCGCGGTGATCAGTGCGCCGAAGAGCGCACGGGGGTAGACCCGCCGGACGTCCTTGACCTCCTCGGCCAGGTTGGCCGAGGTCTCGAAGCCGACGAACGAGTAGTACGCGATGAGCGAGGCCGAGAGGACCGCGAGCGCCGGGGTCGTGCCCTCGGCGAACTCGAGCGCCCTGCCCGGCGACGCGTCGCCCCGCGTGAGGACGACGGCCGCGAGCACCACGATCAGCACCAGCCCGGAGAGCTCGATCGCGGTCATGGCCACGTTCGCGCGCAAGGACTCCTGGATGCCGCGTGCGTTGAGCGCCGCGACGAGGAGCAGGAAGACGAGCGCGACCGGCACGACCGGGAGGTCCACGAACGAGCCGAAGTAGTCGCCGGCGAAGGCGAGGGACAGACCCGCCGCGCTCGTGACACCGGCGGCGAGCATGCAGAACCCCACGAGGAACGACACGATCGGCACCTTGAAGGCGCGTTCGGCGAACACCGCCGCGCCGCCGGCGGCCGGGTACTTCGTGACCAGCTCGGCGTACGAACCCGCGGTCAGCAGGGACAGTCCGAGGGCGACGAGCAGCGGCAGCCAGACGGCGCCACCCACCTTCCCGGCCATCTCGCCGACCAGGGCGTAGACCCCCGCACCGAGCACGTCGCCCAGGATGAAGACGTAGAGCAGGCGCCCCCCGACCGAGCGGTTCAGGGGCGTGGACGGGGACGTGGTGGTCGTGGCAGACATCTGGGCAGGCTCGCACGGGTGTGCGCGACTCGCGACCGGCGGGAGGCTCCATCGCCGAGCGGGTCGTGGGCGGGGTGGCTACGTTGGCTTGATGACCACCGACAAGGCCCTGCGGCGCACCCCGACGGCCACGGTCGTCGGGGATCTCGTGCGAGTCCTCGCGGCGGCCGCCGTTCCTGTGGGCACCGTGCTCTACGGACCGGTCGCGACGGCGCTCCTCGCGCTCGTCCTGCTCGGCACCGTGATCCCGCGGGCGATCGGCCTCCGGGGCGTCGTCGATCCCGCGGTCGGGCTCGTCCTGAGCGTCGCCGCGTGGATCGCGCTGCTCGACCTCTACGCGCGGGTGCCGTGGCTCGACCTCGCGATGCACCTGGCGGCGACCGCGGCGTTGACCGTCCTCGCCACCGCCCTCCTGGTCTTCCTCGGGGCGCTGCGGGTACCCGGTCCGCTCGTCGCTCCCGTGGTCCGGGGCGACCCGCTCCCCTCGACCGACCTCCGCCGACCCCGGCTCGGCTCGGTCGTCGCGGCCACGGGCCTGGGGGTGCTGCTCGCGCTGCTCTGGGAGGTCGGTGAGTGGGCGGGGTCCACCTACGTGGACCCCGCCATCCAGGTGGGCTATCGCGACACCCTGGGCGACCTCGTCGCCGGTGGGGTCGGCGCCTTCGTGGCCGGCCTGTTCCTGGTGCGGAGCCCGTGAGCGGGTACGCCACGCGTGGTGCGGTGCGCCTGACCGTCGTCATCCCCGTCAAGGACGACGCCCGGCACCTCGAACGCTGCCTCGAGGCGGTCGCCCGGCAGACGCACCGGCCGGACGAGGTGATCGTCGTCGACAACGCGTCCCGTGACGACAGCGCCGAGGTGGCACGCCGTTCCGGCGCACGCGTCGTCCACGAACCGTCCCCGGGCATCCCGGCTGCCGCCTCGACGGGATACGACGCCGTGGCCGATGGCGTCGTCGTGCGCTGCGACGCCGACACGCTCCCGCCCCCGGACTGGCTCGAACGGATCCATGCCGCCTTCGTGCGCGAGCCCGACATGACCGCCCTCACCGGCCCAGGCCGCTTCTACGACCTGCCCGGAGCGCGAGCCCGGATCACGCGGGTCTTCTACATGCGCGGGTACTTCTGGGGCATGCGCGCCGCGCTCGCGAACGTGCCCCTGTGGGGATCCAACATGGCGTTCCGAGCCAGCGCGTGGCAGGAGGTCCGGGACCGGGTCCACCGCGACGACCCGCACGTCCACGACGACGCCGACCTGAGCTTCCAGCTCGGGAGCGGCGCTCGCGTGCGCTACGACGGCCGGCTGGTCGTCGAGGTCTCGGGCCGCACGTTCGAGTCCGCGGACTCCCTGGGTCGCCGGTTCCGGTGGGCCTGGCACACTCTCGCCGTGAACTGGGCGGTCAGCCCGCCGTGGGAGCGCTGGGCGGCGCGGATCACCGAGCGACGGCGCGGCGGGCGCGACCGCTCCTCCCGCACGGCGCCCTGAGCCCGACGGCTACCTGCCGCCGTCGGGCGCCCGGTGGCGGAACACCCTGGCATGGAGGACCTCGAGCAGGTCGGAGAGCGTCCGGACCTGCCCGTCCGCCTGGGCGACCAGGCCGTCGAGGTCCGCGACCTGCTCAGGCGTGAGGCCCAGGTCCCGGCCCTGGGCCAGGAGCGTCTGCCACCCGCTCGCCTTGCCCGTGACGGCGCCTCGCAGCAGCTCGACCTCGAGGAGGGCGCTCAGCGGAGACGTGGTGCGGACATGCCCGTTCAGCTTGAGGCGTCCGACCCTCTCGGCCAGCGACGCACCGACCACCTTGTAGCGCCGCACGGCGATGTCGAGGTGGCGCAGGCACCCGAGGAGCCACTCGCGCTCCTGCTCGAGCTGGGGGACGAGCGGCGCGACCGCCGTCCCCACGACCGTGCCGTCGTACACCTTCGCCATGCGCCGGACCCGCTGCACCCCCACGGTCGCTCCGGCCACGTGGTCGTTGAGGTAGATCGCGAGCAGGCGGACGTCGATCGGTGTCGTCATCGCGAGGACCCGTTCTCCGCAGCGGGCGCCGTCCGGATCGTGGGGTCCAGGACGACCTTGATGCAGCCGTCCTCCTTCTTCTGGAAGAGGTCGTAGCCGCGGGGTGCGTCCTCGAGCGACAGCCGATGGGTCCGCAGGTCGAGGACCCCCAGGGGGTCGGCGGGGTCGGCCACGAGGGGCAGGAGGTCGTCGACCCAGCGGCGGACGTTCGCCTGCCCCATGCGCAGCGTGACCTGCTTGTCGAAGAGGTCCATCATCGGCAACGGGTCCTTGGCGCCGCCGTACACACCGGCGACCGATACGGTGCCCCCGCGGCGGACGAGCGAGATCGCGGTGAGGAGCGCGGCCAGGCGGTCGACACCGACCTTCTCGTTGATCGCGCCGGCGACGGTGTCCGGCAGGACGCCCGCCGCCTTCTGGAACAAGGAGGCCCCCGGAGACCCGTGGGCCTCCATCCCGACGGCGTCGATCACCCCGTCGGCACCGCGCCCCTGGGTCAGGTCACGGACCGCGCCCGCGACGTCGTCGACCGCCGAGACGTCGAGGGTCTCCACGCCGTGCCGCTCGGCCATGGCGAGCCTCTCGGGAACGAGGTCGAGGCCGATCACCCGGCCCGCACCGCGGTGGCGCGCGACCCGCGCGGCCATCTGACCGATCGGACCGAGCCCGACGACGACCACGGTGCCGCCCGTCGGGACGGACGCGTACTCGACGGCCTGCCACGCGGTGGGCAGCACGTCCGACAGGTAGAGGTACCGCTCGTCGGGGCCGTCGTCGGGCACCACGACCGGACCGTAGTGGGCCTGGGGCACGCGCAGGTACTCGGCCTGACCACCCGGCACCTGACCGTACAACCGGGTGTAGCCGAAGAGAGCCGCACCCTTGTCCTGGGACCGCACCTGCGTCGTCTCGCACTGCGACTGCAGTCCGTGGGTGCACATCCAGCACGTCCCGCAGGCGATCCCGAACGGAACCACCACACGGTCCCCGACCTTGAGGCGCGTGGCGTTCGCGCCGACCTCCTCGACGACCCCCATGGTCTCGTGGCCCAGCACGTCACCCGCGTCGAGGTACATCCCCAGGACGGAGTACAGGTGCAGGTCGGAGCCGCAGATCGCGGTCGACGTGACCCGGATCACGGCGTCGGTCGCCTCCTGGATCGTCGGGTCCGGGACGTCCTCGACCGTGACCTTCTCCCGGCCCTGCCACGTCAGTGCTCGCATGATGCTTCGTCCTCTCGTCGTCCTACGGTCGGTCGGTCGGTCAGCTCTTTCGGCCCTGCTGGGTGTCGCTCTCTTCCGTGTCCTTCGTGCGGGCGGCCTCGGCGGCCCTGCGGATCTCGCCGCCCCTCTCGACGTCCTCCTGGAGCTTCTGCCTGCGCTTGTCGCTCGCGCGCGTGTCACGCGGCGGGAGCTGGAGGGTCTCCTCGGCCGCGATGCCTCCCTGGAGCTCCCTGGCGCGCTCGAGCTCGGCGTCGAGCTCTGCTCCGAAGAGCAGCGCGAGGTTCGTGATCCACAGCCACAGCAGGAAGACGATCACGCCACCGAGTGCTCCGTACGTCGAGTCGTACGAGGCGAACGTCGCGACGTAGAAGCCGAACCCGACGGACGCGAGGACCCAGACGAGGATCGCGACGACCGCTCCGACGCTCAGCCAGCGGAACCGGGGCTGACGGACGTTGGGAGTCGTGTGGTAGAGCACGGCCACGATGAGGATCACCAGCAGGAGCACCACGGGCCACTTGGCGACGTTCCACGTCGTCACGGCGGCGGGACCCAGCCCGACGGCGTCCCCGATCGCACGGGCGACCGGCCCGGAGAGCACGAGGGCGACCACGACGAGCGCCGCCATGAGCACGACCGCGGCGGTCACCAGGAGCATGACGGGCCGCAGCTTCCACACCGGCCGCCCCTCCTCGACCTCGTACATGCGGTTCATCGACCGGCCGAACGCTCCCACGTACCCCGAGGCGGACCAGAGCGCGACGACGACGCCGACGACCAGCGCCAGGCCTGCGCGGTCGCTGCCGCCCACGACCTGCTCGACCAACGGGGTGAGCGTCGCCATCGCGTCGGCCGGGACGACCGACTGCGCGATGTCGAGCACCCGGTCGACGATCTTCTCGCTGTCACCGACGAGCCCGAGCAGCGAGACGACGGCCAGGAGCGCAGGCGCCGAGGCCAGGACGGCGTAGTACGTCAGCGCCGCCGCGAGGTCGAGGCACTGGTCGCGCGAGAACTGACGCACCGTCGTCCGGGCGACGTGCTTCCACGAACGCTTGTGCAGGTCGGTGGGCGAGTCCGGCTTGCGCGGGTCGTCGGGAGCGGGCTCCGGGCGCGGCCGGCGTGTGTCTGGGGCGTTCATGCAGTTCCTCCGCGTGGGCGACGCAACCGTGCCGACCCACGACATGACGGGCGAAGGTGCGGGCCCTCCGGCGCATCGGTCCCCGGGAGACCAGGTCGAGGCGCGGTGCACCTGGCTCCCGGTCGGCCACTTCCTGACCTCCCTCGAACCTAGGCGACCTGGCCCGACTCGCCACCCGGGCGACACGTCGCGGTGGCACGCGGCGTCCTGCTAGGCGTCCCGGCGACGCACCGCGACCAGGGCCGTCGTCCCGAGCACGAGCAGGATCGCGACGAGCATCCCGACCCTGGCGAGGTCCACACCCGTCCCGGGCAGCGCCCCGTCGGGTGCCGCACGGTCACAGCCGGCGGCGAGCGCCACCTCGGTGGGTGTGAGGGCCGTGGTCAGCGCGTGGTGGACGGCCGTCCCTCCGCCCATGCCGCCGCTCGTCGGCGACCAGGTGTTGACGACCTCGACGGGCTCGCAGACGTCCGGCCCCACGGGGAGGTCGAACTCGACCGACTCCGGGACGGCCGTGGCCGGGTCGGTGAGCGTGCTCTCGCCGTCGACGACGACCTGGACCGTGTCCGCACCACCCGCGTCCGTCTCCCCCACGACGCAGGTGGCGCCTTGCGGCAGGTCCTCGTACACCGCGACCCAGTCGTCGGCGGCCGAGAGCGTGCGCGTGGGCCCGCCGGGGACCACGACGTCGACCGGGACGCCGTCGACGTCCTGGGTGCACGCGAGCGAGACGGTGAAGACGTCGCCCTGGTGCTCGGCGGCGTCGGCGCCGGCCAGCGTCTTGACGACGCGGACCTCGCCGACGTCGAACGTGTTCGTCACGGTGACGCTCCCTGCGTCTCCCGCCGGGACGACGACGGCGCCCGCCTCGCCGTCCCCCACGGCGGTGACCGCGGTGGTGGTCGCGCCGCCCGTCGCGGTCTCGGTGACCTCGCACTGCGCGCCGACGGGCAGGCCGACGTACGCGACGGGCTCACCCGGGACGAGCTCGCGCGCGGCGCCGCCGGGGATGTCGACCGCCTGGCCGTCGAAGGTGCACGCGAGCGACACCTCGAACGGTCCGGCGCCGTACAGCGTGGCGCCTTCGCCGTCGACGACCTTGTCGACCACGAGCGACCCGAGGTCGAACGTGTTCGTCGCGACGACGCCCACCGTGGTGGGCGCCCCCTGGGCGTCGACGGGAGGCACGACGACGTCAGCCGACGGGCCGTCGGTCTCGACGGCCCCGCCGCCGACCGTGACCGTCATGCTCGACGCGGACGCGCCGCCGTCCTCGGTCTCAGCCACCGTGCAGGCCGCACCGACAGGCAGGTCGTCGTAGACGACGGGCGTCCCCGGCACGAGGGTGCGCGTGGGCCCGCCCGGGACGGAGAGCGCCTGGCCGTCGACCGTGCAGGTGAGCGTCACGGTGAACGGGCCGGCGCCGTAGAGATCGGCGCCCTCGCCGTCGACGACCTTGTCCACCGTGACGGCACCCACGTCGAACGTGTTGGTCGCCGTGACGGCCACGGCGGTCCCTGCGGCGACGGTCACCGGACTGGGGTCGATCGTGGTCGAGGTCGCGCCGCCGTCGTCGGGCTCCGTCACGTCGCAGACCGCGCCCGCGGGCAGGTTCACGATCTGGGCCTCGAGGGGTGCCCCGGCGCCGAGCACGACGGTGTCGTCGTAGACGACGCGCGGGTCCCCCGGTCCCGAGCCGTCGTCGTCGAACGTGCAGCGCACCGCGAGAGCGAACGGCCCGGCCCCGTAGGTGGGCGCCCCCTGGCCCTCGACGACCTTGAGCAGGTCGAGCCCCCCGACGTCGTAGGTGTTGGTGAGCACGACGTCGTTGGTGCTCTCGCCCTCGTCGGTGTCGGCGACCAGCGTGAGCGTCGTGGACGCCCCGGGCGTGGTCACGGGCGGATCCGTCTGCTGCGTCACCGTGACGGTGACGGACGAGGCGTTGCCCGTCCCGGTCTCCTCGACCGTGCAGACGGCCCCCACAGGAAGCCCGTCGAGCTCGACCGTCTGGTCGTCCTCGATCTCGACGACCATGGGGTCGTCAGGTCCGTAGCCGGTCGCGTAGACCGGTTCGCCGAGGAAGGTGCAGTCGACCGTGACCTCGAACGGGCCGAACGGCAGCGGCTGGCCGTCCTGGTCCTCGGCGTCCGTCACGACGTCCTTGGACACCTCGATGCTCGCGAGGTCGTAGCGGTTGGTCGCCGTGATGGTGGTGACGTCGGGCGACTCACCGATCGTCGCCGTGCCGACGATCAGCTCGGTCTGGCCGTCGGAGCCGTCCTCGGTGATGGTGCAGACGGCACCGTACGGCAGGTTCGGCACCGTGACCGGCGAGTTGCGCGCGACCGTGATCGGGATCGGGTCGAGCACGGTCTCCACGGGCGTGCCGGGTGCCGAGGTGCACTGGACGAACAGGTCGAACGTGGCCGGGGCGTTGACCGCCCCCGCGCCGGCGACCCGCTTGGTCACCTCGAGCGGCCCGGTCGCGGTGGCCACACCGACCTTGGTGCCCTCGGCGGGCAGGAGGTTCAGGTTGCCCTGCGGCGTCACGACGACGGCGGACGCCGCGGCCGAGTTCCACGCGATCGACCGGTCGCCCGCCTCTGGAGGGACGGCCGGCGTCAGCGTCGTGCCCTCGATCGCGACGTACTCTTCCGGCTGGAAGGGATCGGCATCGGGGAAGGTGATGACGAACTTGAGCGCCGTGACCGTCGCGAGCAGCGCCGCGTCCTCGGTGCCGGTCAGCTGGACCCAGCCTGTCGCCGGGTCGTCCGTCGGGCAGGTGGGCTCGGCCAACGGGTCCGTGAGGTCGTCCATGCAGTAGTCCACGGCCGTCGTGTAGAAGAACGACGCGGTGCTGCCTTCCGGTGCGTTGACGAGCGCGGGGGGCGGGTCGTTCGTGAGGATCGGCGACCACTGCGAACCGCGCGGGGACGTCGACGACGAGGACCCGGTGTCCCCCACCGCAGGGAGCCTGTCGTACGCCACGATCTTGTTCATCGGCAGGTTGCCGACGTTGTCGATGCGCACGTGCCACGTCTGCTCGTGCCCCGGCGCGATGACCGGGGTGCACGGATAGGCGTAGAGCCCCGTCGGGAGCGGGGTGCACTCGACCGGCGGCCCGGTGTACGCGGGGTCCACGATGACGGCCAGCGCGTCGTCGTTCGTCGGCCGCACGAGCTTGGACTGCGCGAGGACGCCCGCGGGGATAGGTGTCACGTCGGCGTCCGCCTCGCACGCGCCCGTCTGTGCGTCCAGCCGGGTCTGGCACTG
Proteins encoded:
- a CDS encoding glycosyltransferase, giving the protein MSGYATRGAVRLTVVIPVKDDARHLERCLEAVARQTHRPDEVIVVDNASRDDSAEVARRSGARVVHEPSPGIPAAASTGYDAVADGVVVRCDADTLPPPDWLERIHAAFVREPDMTALTGPGRFYDLPGARARITRVFYMRGYFWGMRAALANVPLWGSNMAFRASAWQEVRDRVHRDDPHVHDDADLSFQLGSGARVRYDGRLVVEVSGRTFESADSLGRRFRWAWHTLAVNWAVSPPWERWAARITERRRGGRDRSSRTAP
- a CDS encoding YihY/virulence factor BrkB family protein, coding for MNAPDTRRPRPEPAPDDPRKPDSPTDLHKRSWKHVARTTVRQFSRDQCLDLAAALTYYAVLASAPALLAVVSLLGLVGDSEKIVDRVLDIAQSVVPADAMATLTPLVEQVVGGSDRAGLALVVGVVVALWSASGYVGAFGRSMNRMYEVEEGRPVWKLRPVMLLVTAAVVLMAALVVVALVLSGPVARAIGDAVGLGPAAVTTWNVAKWPVVLLLVILIVAVLYHTTPNVRQPRFRWLSVGAVVAILVWVLASVGFGFYVATFASYDSTYGALGGVIVFLLWLWITNLALLFGAELDAELERARELQGGIAAEETLQLPPRDTRASDKRRQKLQEDVERGGEIRRAAEAARTKDTEESDTQQGRKS
- a CDS encoding alcohol dehydrogenase catalytic domain-containing protein, which encodes MRALTWQGREKVTVEDVPDPTIQEATDAVIRVTSTAICGSDLHLYSVLGMYLDAGDVLGHETMGVVEEVGANATRLKVGDRVVVPFGIACGTCWMCTHGLQSQCETTQVRSQDKGAALFGYTRLYGQVPGGQAEYLRVPQAHYGPVVVPDDGPDERYLYLSDVLPTAWQAVEYASVPTGGTVVVVGLGPIGQMAARVARHRGAGRVIGLDLVPERLAMAERHGVETLDVSAVDDVAGAVRDLTQGRGADGVIDAVGMEAHGSPGASLFQKAAGVLPDTVAGAINEKVGVDRLAALLTAISLVRRGGTVSVAGVYGGAKDPLPMMDLFDKQVTLRMGQANVRRWVDDLLPLVADPADPLGVLDLRTHRLSLEDAPRGYDLFQKKEDGCIKVVLDPTIRTAPAAENGSSR